In one Gossypium hirsutum isolate 1008001.06 chromosome D09, Gossypium_hirsutum_v2.1, whole genome shotgun sequence genomic region, the following are encoded:
- the LOC107891137 gene encoding ethylene-insensitive protein 2 isoform X2, with protein sequence MEAETGNGNHHPGVLNRMLPAVLPVLLISIGYVDPGKWVATVEGGARFGFDLVAPMLLFNCAAILFQYLSARIGIVTGRDLAQICSDEYDKSTCIFLGVQAELSMVVLDLTMVLGVAHGINLLLGVDLSTGVFLAALDAVLFPVFATLLQHQGPPNISKSASCHSHLFAILCAFSGICLVNYVLMNSAANVFYSAGLVLVTFQDAMSLMEQVFRNGIVPLIFLVVMFLSNQITASAWNLGGQVVLHDFLRLDLPGWLHRATIRIIAMVPALYCVGTSGAEGIYQLLIFAQVMVALLLPSSVIPLFRIASSRPLMGVYKISPVVEFLALVTFMGMLGLKIVFVVEMMFGNSDWVDNLRLNAGISLSVPFIALLVTACASFSLMLWLVATPLKSASSPSEARALNWDLNRTLSEATIERVENDLCETRYHGEESAHVLERSSTPEKSIGSHSDLSFTNYDLNLPETIMESDREIHLTTVNEKSSNSIYPSPSACNTQESTSIIESAPTLVNEVVDDDLPSTKTQRIESMKTVEKTVSVEGDLSVEKDDDDGDSWEPEEPSKLPSGSVSSLTADGPPSFRSLSGKSDDGGNGTGSLSRLAGLGRAARRQLAAILDEFWGQLYDFHGQPTPEAKKKKLDVLLGVDSKPLKVDTSGKEYGGYFPLVGARGSDAINSSLYESPKQLKVQNSVDSPYGYSRGSVPLWLNHMQLLDSYVQNSSHNINSSERRYSSLRAAPSADAVEYQPATVHGYQLASYLNRIAKDKNSNCLNGQMESPASKSSGLAPTNYGDSLAFALGQKLQNGITPAQAAGFQNAAVSRNSPLQSERSYYDINSGTNGNSGLSVNSKKYHSLPDISGLSVPLRNMYMSEKSAQWDSSIGYGSAIGRTKFETSMYPHTGSRAGVPLAFNETSQLKGYRDPLSLQLSSSPDTGSLWSRQPFEQFGVAEKQQTAGSEALGSGLNSLTQDTASSVDLESKLLQSFRRCIVKLLKLDGSDWLFRQNDGADEDLIDRVAAREKFLYDAEAREMNQVVHMGEPQYLSSEKRYGSSPKSDRASFASFSISSVPNCGEGCIWKADLIISFGVWCIHRILDLSLMESRPELWGKYTYVLNRLQGVIDLAFSKHRSLVPPCFCLQIPVEYQQRLSPLVSNGFLPPASKPGRGKITTASTLLDIIKDVEIAISCRKGRTGTAAGDVAFPKGKENLASVLKRYKRRLSTKQVSTDDGTGSRKVPTTPMLASYNS encoded by the exons ATGGAAGCTGAGACTGGGAATGGTAACCACCATCCAGGTGTTCTAAATCGGATGCTTCCTGCTGTTTTACCTGTTCTTCTGATATCAATTGGATATGTTGACCCTGGAAAGTGGGTTGCAACTGTTGAAGGAGGTGCACGGTTTGGTTTTGATCTGGTGGCCCCCATGCTTCTTTTTAACTGTGCTGCTATTTTGTTTCAATACCTGTCTGCTCGAATTGGTATAGTGACTGGGAGAGATCTTGCTCAG ATTTGCAGTGATGAGTATGACAAATCCACTTGTATATTCTTAGGAGTTCAAGCAGAGCTTTCCATGGTTGTCTTGGACCTTACCATG GTTTTGGGTGTTGCGCATGGGATTAATCTTCTCTTGGGGGTGGATCTGTCCACTGGAGTTTTTTTAGCTGCTCTTGATGCTGTATTATTCCCAGTTTTTGCCACCCTCCTG CAGCATCAGGGGCCACCAAATATTTCCAAGAGTGCCTCATGTCACAGCCATCTTTTTGCCATCTTGTGTGCCTTCAGTGGTATTTGTCTGGTAAACTATGTGCTGATGAATTCAGCTGCAAATGTTTTCTATAGTGCAGGCCTTGTCTTGGTTACATTTCAGGATGCAATGTCACTAATGGAACAG GTTTTTAGGAATGGCATAGTGCCCTTGATCTTTTTGGTTGTTATGTTCTTATCTAATCAAATCACTGCATCAGCCTGGAATCTTGGTGGGCAAGTTGTTTTGCATGATTTCCTCAGGCTTGATTTACCAGGTTGGCTTCATCGTGCAACCATCAGAATTATAGCAATGGTCCCAGCCCTTTATTGCGTGGGGACTTCTGGAGCTGAAGGGATATATCAGTTGCTAATTTTTGCTCAGGTTATGGTGGCTCTTCTGCTTCCATCTTCGGTGATCCCCTTGTTTCGAATTGCCTCATCAAGACCCCTTATGGGTGTTTATAAGATTTCTCCAGTTGTGGAGTTCCTAGCTCTGGTAACATTCATGGGGATGCTGGGCTTAAAGATAGTTTTTGTGGTAGAAATGATGTTTGGAAATAGTGATTGGGTTGATAATTTGAGATTGAATGCTGGAATTAGCTTGTCAGTTCCTTTTATTGCTCTTCTTGTTACTGCTTGTGCATCGTTTTCTCTGATGCTCTGGCTAGTGGCTACTCCTTTGAAATCTGCAAGTTCTCCAAGTGAAGCTCGTGCATTAAATTGGGATTTGAACAGAACTCTTTCTGAGGCAACTATAGAGAGGGTAGAAAATgatttatgtgaaactagatatCACGGAGAGGAATCTGCTCATGTACTGGAAAGATCATCAACGCCAGAAAAATCTATTGGGAGTCATTCAGATTTATCTTTTACAAATTATGATCTGAATTTGCCTGAAACAATTATGGAGTCTGACCGGGAAATACATTTGACTACTGTTAATGAGAAGTCTTCTAATAGTATTTATCCTAGTCCCTCAGCTTGTAACACCCAGGAATCAACATCCATAATCGAGTCAGCTCCCACTTTAGTTAATGAGGTAGTCGATGATGATTTACCTAGCACCAAGACTCAGAGGATTGAATCAATGAAGACTGTGGAGAAAACAGTGAGTGTAGAGGGAGATTTGTCGGTtgaaaaagatgatgatgatggagATAGTTGGGAACCAGAAGAGCCATCCAAACTGCCTTCCGGAAGTGTTTCCTCTTTGACAGCAGATGGCCCTCCTTCATTTAGGAGCCTCAGCGGGAAAAGCGATGATGGTGGGAATGGAACTGGAAGTCTCTCTAGGCTAGCAGGGTTAGGTCGTGCTGCAAGGCGTCAATTAGCTGCCATTCTTGATGAATTTTGGGGCCAGTTGTATGATTTTCATGGGCAACCAACCCCAGAAGCTAAGAAAAAGAAATTAGATGTATTATTAGGGGTTGATTCAAAACCATTAAAGGTGGATACTAGTGGAAAGGAGTATGGTGGATATTTCCCTTTGGTCGGAGCAAGAGGATCTGATGCTATTAATTCAAGTCTGTATGAATCTCCAAAGCAACTTAAGGTGCAAAATAGTGTTGATTCGCCGTATGGGTATTCAAGAGGATCTGTCCCCTTGTGGTTGAATCACATGCAGTTATTGGATTCTTATGTTCAAAATTCGAGTCACAATATCAATTCTAGCGAAAGGAGGTACTCTAGTTTGCGTGCTGCCCCATCTGCTGATGCGGTGGAGTATCAACCAGCTACAGTGCATGGATATCAGCTTGCATCTTATCTCAATCGAATTGCTAAGGATAAAAACTCTAATTGCTTGAATGGTCAAATGGAATCACCGGCATCAAAATCTTCTGGCCTGGCCCCTACAAATTACGGAGACTCCCTAGCTTTTGCATTAGGGCAAAAACTGCAAAATGGGATAACTCCTGCTCAAGCTGCTGGGTTTCAGAATGCTGCAGTTTCTAGAAATAGTCCATTACAATCTGAAAGGTCTTATTATGACATCAACTCTGGAACTAATGGTAATTCTGGCTTATCAGTCAATTCAAAGAAGTATCATAGTTTACCAGACATATCTGGGCTCTCTGTTCCTCTTCGGAATATGTACATGTCTGAGAAGAGTGCTCAGTGGGACAGTTCCATTGGATATGGGTCGGCAATTGGTCGTACAAAATTTGAAACATCCATGTATCCACATACTGGATCAAGGGCCGGAGTTCCATTGGCCTTCAATGAGACTTCTCAATTAAAGGGTTACAGAGATCCTTTGTCCCTACAGTTGAGCTCAAGTCCAGATACAGGATCCCTTTGGTCCAGACAGCCTTTTGAGCAGTTTGGTGTAGCTGAGAAACAACAAACTGCTGGCAGTGAAGCACTTGGAAGTGGTTTGAACTCATTAACTCAGGATACTGCTTCTAGTGTGGATTTAGAGTCCAAGCTTCTTCAATCTTTCCGACGTTGTATAGTAAAGCTCTTGAAATTAGATGGGTCTGACTGGTTGTTTCGACAAAATGATGGAGCTGATGAAGATTTAATTGATCGTGTAGCAGCCAGGGAGAAGTTTCTTTATGATGCTGAAGCCAGGGAGATGAACCAGGTTGTTCACATGGGAGAACCTCAATACCTGTCTTCGGAAAAGAGGTATGGTTCTTCACCAAAGAGTGACAGAGCAAGTTTTGCCAGCTTTTCAATTTCATCAGTTCCTAATTGTGGAGAAGGCTGTATTTGGAAAGCCGATCTGATAATAAGCTTTGGAGTGTGGTGCATTCACCGAATTCTTGATCTTTCGCTGATGGAAAGCCGACCAGAGCTGTGGGGAAAATACACTTATGTGCTTAATCGTCTCCAG GGTGTGATAGATCTTGCCTTTTCGAAGCATCGATCCCTGGTGCCCCCATGCTTCTGCCTTCAAATTCCCGTGGAATACCAGCAGAGGTTAAGTCCTCTGGTCTCAAATGGATTTTTGCCACCAGCTTCAAAACCTGGCAGGGGTAAGATTACGACTGCATCTACACTCCTGGATATAATTAAGGATGTGGAGATTGCTATATCTTGCCGGAAGGGTCGAACAGGTACTGCCGCTGGTGATGTGGCTTTTCCAAAGGGAAAAGAGAACTTGGCATCCGTACTTAAACGCTACAAGCGCCGATTGTCCACCAAACAAGTCAGCACCGATGACGGAACAGGATCACGCAAGGTTCCAACAACTCCAATGTTGGCTTCTTACAACTCATAG
- the LOC107891137 gene encoding ethylene-insensitive protein 2 isoform X1, which yields MEAETGNGNHHPGVLNRMLPAVLPVLLISIGYVDPGKWVATVEGGARFGFDLVAPMLLFNCAAILFQYLSARIGIVTGRDLAQICSDEYDKSTCIFLGVQAELSMVVLDLTMVLGVAHGINLLLGVDLSTGVFLAALDAVLFPVFATLLDHCRASFLCIYAAGFILLSYVFGVLISQLEISLSTTGMLTKLSGESAFALMSLLGASIMPHNFYLHSFIVQQHQGPPNISKSASCHSHLFAILCAFSGICLVNYVLMNSAANVFYSAGLVLVTFQDAMSLMEQVFRNGIVPLIFLVVMFLSNQITASAWNLGGQVVLHDFLRLDLPGWLHRATIRIIAMVPALYCVGTSGAEGIYQLLIFAQVMVALLLPSSVIPLFRIASSRPLMGVYKISPVVEFLALVTFMGMLGLKIVFVVEMMFGNSDWVDNLRLNAGISLSVPFIALLVTACASFSLMLWLVATPLKSASSPSEARALNWDLNRTLSEATIERVENDLCETRYHGEESAHVLERSSTPEKSIGSHSDLSFTNYDLNLPETIMESDREIHLTTVNEKSSNSIYPSPSACNTQESTSIIESAPTLVNEVVDDDLPSTKTQRIESMKTVEKTVSVEGDLSVEKDDDDGDSWEPEEPSKLPSGSVSSLTADGPPSFRSLSGKSDDGGNGTGSLSRLAGLGRAARRQLAAILDEFWGQLYDFHGQPTPEAKKKKLDVLLGVDSKPLKVDTSGKEYGGYFPLVGARGSDAINSSLYESPKQLKVQNSVDSPYGYSRGSVPLWLNHMQLLDSYVQNSSHNINSSERRYSSLRAAPSADAVEYQPATVHGYQLASYLNRIAKDKNSNCLNGQMESPASKSSGLAPTNYGDSLAFALGQKLQNGITPAQAAGFQNAAVSRNSPLQSERSYYDINSGTNGNSGLSVNSKKYHSLPDISGLSVPLRNMYMSEKSAQWDSSIGYGSAIGRTKFETSMYPHTGSRAGVPLAFNETSQLKGYRDPLSLQLSSSPDTGSLWSRQPFEQFGVAEKQQTAGSEALGSGLNSLTQDTASSVDLESKLLQSFRRCIVKLLKLDGSDWLFRQNDGADEDLIDRVAAREKFLYDAEAREMNQVVHMGEPQYLSSEKRYGSSPKSDRASFASFSISSVPNCGEGCIWKADLIISFGVWCIHRILDLSLMESRPELWGKYTYVLNRLQGVIDLAFSKHRSLVPPCFCLQIPVEYQQRLSPLVSNGFLPPASKPGRGKITTASTLLDIIKDVEIAISCRKGRTGTAAGDVAFPKGKENLASVLKRYKRRLSTKQVSTDDGTGSRKVPTTPMLASYNS from the exons ATGGAAGCTGAGACTGGGAATGGTAACCACCATCCAGGTGTTCTAAATCGGATGCTTCCTGCTGTTTTACCTGTTCTTCTGATATCAATTGGATATGTTGACCCTGGAAAGTGGGTTGCAACTGTTGAAGGAGGTGCACGGTTTGGTTTTGATCTGGTGGCCCCCATGCTTCTTTTTAACTGTGCTGCTATTTTGTTTCAATACCTGTCTGCTCGAATTGGTATAGTGACTGGGAGAGATCTTGCTCAG ATTTGCAGTGATGAGTATGACAAATCCACTTGTATATTCTTAGGAGTTCAAGCAGAGCTTTCCATGGTTGTCTTGGACCTTACCATG GTTTTGGGTGTTGCGCATGGGATTAATCTTCTCTTGGGGGTGGATCTGTCCACTGGAGTTTTTTTAGCTGCTCTTGATGCTGTATTATTCCCAGTTTTTGCCACCCTCCTG gaTCATTGTAGGGCAAGTTTCCTATGCATATATGCGGCAGGTTTCATATTGCTTTCTTATGTTTTCGGAGTGCTCATCAGTCAACTAGAAATTTCTCTTTCCACAACTGGGATGCTCACAAAGTTGAGCGGGGAGAGTGCATTTGCCCTGATGAGTCTCCTTGGAGCTAGCATCATGCCTCACAATTTTTACTTGCATTCTTTTATTGTTCAG CAGCATCAGGGGCCACCAAATATTTCCAAGAGTGCCTCATGTCACAGCCATCTTTTTGCCATCTTGTGTGCCTTCAGTGGTATTTGTCTGGTAAACTATGTGCTGATGAATTCAGCTGCAAATGTTTTCTATAGTGCAGGCCTTGTCTTGGTTACATTTCAGGATGCAATGTCACTAATGGAACAG GTTTTTAGGAATGGCATAGTGCCCTTGATCTTTTTGGTTGTTATGTTCTTATCTAATCAAATCACTGCATCAGCCTGGAATCTTGGTGGGCAAGTTGTTTTGCATGATTTCCTCAGGCTTGATTTACCAGGTTGGCTTCATCGTGCAACCATCAGAATTATAGCAATGGTCCCAGCCCTTTATTGCGTGGGGACTTCTGGAGCTGAAGGGATATATCAGTTGCTAATTTTTGCTCAGGTTATGGTGGCTCTTCTGCTTCCATCTTCGGTGATCCCCTTGTTTCGAATTGCCTCATCAAGACCCCTTATGGGTGTTTATAAGATTTCTCCAGTTGTGGAGTTCCTAGCTCTGGTAACATTCATGGGGATGCTGGGCTTAAAGATAGTTTTTGTGGTAGAAATGATGTTTGGAAATAGTGATTGGGTTGATAATTTGAGATTGAATGCTGGAATTAGCTTGTCAGTTCCTTTTATTGCTCTTCTTGTTACTGCTTGTGCATCGTTTTCTCTGATGCTCTGGCTAGTGGCTACTCCTTTGAAATCTGCAAGTTCTCCAAGTGAAGCTCGTGCATTAAATTGGGATTTGAACAGAACTCTTTCTGAGGCAACTATAGAGAGGGTAGAAAATgatttatgtgaaactagatatCACGGAGAGGAATCTGCTCATGTACTGGAAAGATCATCAACGCCAGAAAAATCTATTGGGAGTCATTCAGATTTATCTTTTACAAATTATGATCTGAATTTGCCTGAAACAATTATGGAGTCTGACCGGGAAATACATTTGACTACTGTTAATGAGAAGTCTTCTAATAGTATTTATCCTAGTCCCTCAGCTTGTAACACCCAGGAATCAACATCCATAATCGAGTCAGCTCCCACTTTAGTTAATGAGGTAGTCGATGATGATTTACCTAGCACCAAGACTCAGAGGATTGAATCAATGAAGACTGTGGAGAAAACAGTGAGTGTAGAGGGAGATTTGTCGGTtgaaaaagatgatgatgatggagATAGTTGGGAACCAGAAGAGCCATCCAAACTGCCTTCCGGAAGTGTTTCCTCTTTGACAGCAGATGGCCCTCCTTCATTTAGGAGCCTCAGCGGGAAAAGCGATGATGGTGGGAATGGAACTGGAAGTCTCTCTAGGCTAGCAGGGTTAGGTCGTGCTGCAAGGCGTCAATTAGCTGCCATTCTTGATGAATTTTGGGGCCAGTTGTATGATTTTCATGGGCAACCAACCCCAGAAGCTAAGAAAAAGAAATTAGATGTATTATTAGGGGTTGATTCAAAACCATTAAAGGTGGATACTAGTGGAAAGGAGTATGGTGGATATTTCCCTTTGGTCGGAGCAAGAGGATCTGATGCTATTAATTCAAGTCTGTATGAATCTCCAAAGCAACTTAAGGTGCAAAATAGTGTTGATTCGCCGTATGGGTATTCAAGAGGATCTGTCCCCTTGTGGTTGAATCACATGCAGTTATTGGATTCTTATGTTCAAAATTCGAGTCACAATATCAATTCTAGCGAAAGGAGGTACTCTAGTTTGCGTGCTGCCCCATCTGCTGATGCGGTGGAGTATCAACCAGCTACAGTGCATGGATATCAGCTTGCATCTTATCTCAATCGAATTGCTAAGGATAAAAACTCTAATTGCTTGAATGGTCAAATGGAATCACCGGCATCAAAATCTTCTGGCCTGGCCCCTACAAATTACGGAGACTCCCTAGCTTTTGCATTAGGGCAAAAACTGCAAAATGGGATAACTCCTGCTCAAGCTGCTGGGTTTCAGAATGCTGCAGTTTCTAGAAATAGTCCATTACAATCTGAAAGGTCTTATTATGACATCAACTCTGGAACTAATGGTAATTCTGGCTTATCAGTCAATTCAAAGAAGTATCATAGTTTACCAGACATATCTGGGCTCTCTGTTCCTCTTCGGAATATGTACATGTCTGAGAAGAGTGCTCAGTGGGACAGTTCCATTGGATATGGGTCGGCAATTGGTCGTACAAAATTTGAAACATCCATGTATCCACATACTGGATCAAGGGCCGGAGTTCCATTGGCCTTCAATGAGACTTCTCAATTAAAGGGTTACAGAGATCCTTTGTCCCTACAGTTGAGCTCAAGTCCAGATACAGGATCCCTTTGGTCCAGACAGCCTTTTGAGCAGTTTGGTGTAGCTGAGAAACAACAAACTGCTGGCAGTGAAGCACTTGGAAGTGGTTTGAACTCATTAACTCAGGATACTGCTTCTAGTGTGGATTTAGAGTCCAAGCTTCTTCAATCTTTCCGACGTTGTATAGTAAAGCTCTTGAAATTAGATGGGTCTGACTGGTTGTTTCGACAAAATGATGGAGCTGATGAAGATTTAATTGATCGTGTAGCAGCCAGGGAGAAGTTTCTTTATGATGCTGAAGCCAGGGAGATGAACCAGGTTGTTCACATGGGAGAACCTCAATACCTGTCTTCGGAAAAGAGGTATGGTTCTTCACCAAAGAGTGACAGAGCAAGTTTTGCCAGCTTTTCAATTTCATCAGTTCCTAATTGTGGAGAAGGCTGTATTTGGAAAGCCGATCTGATAATAAGCTTTGGAGTGTGGTGCATTCACCGAATTCTTGATCTTTCGCTGATGGAAAGCCGACCAGAGCTGTGGGGAAAATACACTTATGTGCTTAATCGTCTCCAG GGTGTGATAGATCTTGCCTTTTCGAAGCATCGATCCCTGGTGCCCCCATGCTTCTGCCTTCAAATTCCCGTGGAATACCAGCAGAGGTTAAGTCCTCTGGTCTCAAATGGATTTTTGCCACCAGCTTCAAAACCTGGCAGGGGTAAGATTACGACTGCATCTACACTCCTGGATATAATTAAGGATGTGGAGATTGCTATATCTTGCCGGAAGGGTCGAACAGGTACTGCCGCTGGTGATGTGGCTTTTCCAAAGGGAAAAGAGAACTTGGCATCCGTACTTAAACGCTACAAGCGCCGATTGTCCACCAAACAAGTCAGCACCGATGACGGAACAGGATCACGCAAGGTTCCAACAACTCCAATGTTGGCTTCTTACAACTCATAG